CAGCAACTCATGACACAGGTGCAAAGCAGCGAGTAACAGGGCACTGTGATCGCTGCGCACGGTGTCGCGTTGACGCATTTCGTCGACCCGACCATTGAGCAGGTCGACGGCGTCAATCAGCGCTTGTTGTTGTCCTGGCGTGCAGGAAAACTGATGGCTTTTTCCCAGCAGGGTGACGGTTACCTGTTCGGGCGATTCTGACATTAGCCTGCCTGACTAGCGCTCTGTAGTTTTTCCAGCAGTCCGCTCAGCGTTGAGCTGGTTTCTTTTTGCTTTTCTTCACTTTCCAGCACTTCCAGCTGCAATGTCTCATTTTCGTCAATGAGTTTGCTATTTTGTTCTTTGAGGGTGTTTACCTGCTCGGTCAGTGTATTGTTTTGTGCAATAAGTTGATCAATCAGT
The Pseudoalteromonas viridis DNA segment above includes these coding regions:
- a CDS encoding cell division protein ZapA yields the protein MSESPEQVTVTLLGKSHQFSCTPGQQQALIDAVDLLNGRVDEMRQRDTVRSDHSALLLAALHLCHELLALQSDTQHAQQTLQQLTQRISTQIESK
- the zapB gene encoding cell division protein ZapB; the encoded protein is MKEILPQLEQLIDQLIAQNNTLTEQVNTLKEQNSKLIDENETLQLEVLESEEKQKETSSTLSGLLEKLQSASQAG